The Nocardioides pantholopis genome window below encodes:
- a CDS encoding NUDIX hydrolase translates to MTPAPTPAPTGEPGLHADALSTLTAWTPPTRAQATLRDRYVAHLRERPDAMSRICRPDHLTASTLVLSADRSRVLLTLHAKAGRWFQFGGHCEAGDTTLAGAALREATEESGLDGLVLGPRPVQLSEHPVEFCGPADGGPTVHHLDVRYVAVAAPEARHAVSEESLDVRWWPVRALPDPDADLVELVELALQSTSQADPAGQPG, encoded by the coding sequence GTGACCCCAGCACCGACCCCAGCCCCGACTGGGGAGCCGGGCCTGCACGCCGACGCGCTGAGCACGCTGACCGCCTGGACCCCGCCCACGCGGGCCCAGGCCACCCTCCGGGACCGGTACGTCGCCCACCTGCGGGAGCGGCCCGACGCAATGAGCCGGATCTGCCGCCCCGACCACCTGACCGCGTCGACGCTCGTGCTGAGCGCCGACCGCAGCCGGGTGCTGCTGACCCTGCACGCGAAGGCCGGCCGCTGGTTCCAGTTCGGCGGCCACTGCGAGGCCGGGGACACCACCCTCGCCGGCGCCGCCCTGCGCGAGGCGACCGAGGAGTCCGGTCTCGACGGCCTCGTGCTCGGCCCCCGGCCGGTCCAGCTCAGCGAGCACCCGGTCGAGTTCTGCGGGCCCGCTGACGGCGGCCCGACCGTGCACCACCTCGATGTCCGGTACGTCGCGGTCGCCGCGCCCGAGGCCCGGCACGCCGTCAGCGAGGAGTCGCTCGACGTGCGCTGGTGGCCGGTCCGGGCGCTGCCCGACCCCGACGCCGACCTGGTGGAGCTCGTCGAGCTGGCGCTGCAGTCCACCTCCCAGGCGGACCCGGCGGGCCAGCCGGGCTAG
- a CDS encoding DUF5679 domain-containing protein, with translation MAETWSGEFYCVKCKEKREAEGEVKVNDKGTRMAKAVCPVCSTNLNRILGKA, from the coding sequence ATGGCGGAGACCTGGAGCGGCGAGTTCTACTGCGTGAAGTGCAAGGAGAAGCGCGAGGCCGAGGGCGAGGTCAAGGTGAACGACAAGGGCACCCGGATGGCCAAGGCCGTGTGCCCCGTCTGCAGCACGAACCTCAACCGCATCCTCGGCAAGGCGTGA
- a CDS encoding molybdenum cofactor biosynthesis protein MoaE, protein MAHPAVRLVDLRDTPLEVDEVLAALDDDASGGLTLFVGRVRDHDGGKGVVGLDYTAHPSALERLAEVCDRVAAAHDVTGVAAVHRTGTLAIGDAAVVVATTAAHRGAAFEASRDLIDTLKAEVPIWKHQRFGDGTEEWVGSP, encoded by the coding sequence GTGGCCCACCCCGCAGTCCGCCTGGTCGACCTCCGCGACACGCCGCTGGAGGTCGACGAAGTGCTCGCCGCCCTGGACGACGACGCGTCCGGCGGCCTGACCCTGTTCGTCGGGCGGGTGCGTGACCACGACGGCGGCAAGGGCGTCGTCGGCCTCGACTACACCGCGCACCCGAGCGCGCTGGAGCGGCTGGCGGAGGTCTGCGACCGGGTCGCCGCGGCCCACGACGTGACCGGCGTCGCCGCGGTGCACCGGACCGGGACGCTCGCGATCGGGGACGCGGCGGTCGTGGTCGCCACCACCGCGGCGCACCGGGGTGCGGCGTTCGAGGCGTCCCGGGACCTCATCGACACCCTGAAGGCCGAGGTCCCGATCTGGAAGCACCAGCGCTTCGGCGACGGCACCGAGGAGTGGGTGGGCTCGCCGTAG
- a CDS encoding PHP domain-containing protein, producing the protein MSEEYDAGPVAALRRIAFLLERGREDTYKVKAFRKAAAAILPLPEEEVRRAVADDTLTKVPGVGASSAAVIASAVRGELPERLARAEREHGGPLVADGADLLATLRGDLHSHSDWSDGGSPIEEMAFTAMELGREYQVLTDHSPRLTVAHGLSAERLARQLDVVDAVNRHLAAAGGRFTLLKGIEVDILDDGSLDQTDEMLARLEVRVASVHSKLAMDADAMTRRMVAAVANPFTNVLGHCTGRLVTGGRGTRKESQFDARAVFEACVEHDVAVEINSRPERRDPPTRLLELARDVGCLFSIDTDAHAPGQLDFLAYGAERAAAAGIEPERIVNTWPKDRLLAWANR; encoded by the coding sequence GTGAGCGAGGAGTACGACGCCGGGCCGGTGGCCGCGCTGCGACGGATCGCGTTCCTGCTGGAGCGTGGGCGCGAGGACACCTACAAGGTCAAGGCGTTCCGCAAGGCGGCCGCCGCGATCCTGCCGCTGCCGGAGGAGGAGGTGCGCCGCGCCGTCGCGGACGACACCCTCACCAAGGTGCCCGGCGTCGGGGCGAGCTCGGCGGCGGTGATCGCGTCCGCCGTGCGCGGCGAGCTGCCCGAGCGGCTGGCCCGCGCGGAGCGGGAGCACGGGGGCCCGCTCGTCGCGGACGGCGCCGACCTGCTGGCGACACTCCGCGGGGACCTGCACTCCCACTCGGACTGGTCCGACGGCGGCTCGCCGATCGAGGAGATGGCCTTCACCGCGATGGAGCTCGGTCGGGAGTACCAGGTGCTCACCGACCACTCGCCGCGGCTCACGGTGGCCCACGGGCTGAGCGCCGAGCGGCTGGCCCGCCAGCTCGACGTCGTCGACGCCGTCAACCGGCACCTCGCCGCCGCCGGGGGAAGGTTCACGCTGCTGAAGGGGATCGAGGTCGACATCCTCGACGACGGGTCGCTGGACCAGACCGACGAGATGCTCGCCCGGCTGGAGGTCCGGGTCGCCAGCGTGCACTCGAAGCTGGCCATGGACGCCGACGCGATGACCCGGCGGATGGTGGCTGCGGTCGCCAACCCGTTCACGAACGTGCTGGGCCACTGCACCGGGCGGCTGGTGACCGGCGGGCGCGGCACCCGCAAGGAGTCGCAGTTCGACGCCCGCGCCGTCTTCGAGGCCTGCGTCGAGCACGACGTGGCCGTCGAGATCAACTCCCGCCCGGAGCGGCGCGACCCGCCGACCCGGCTCCTCGAGCTGGCCCGCGACGTGGGCTGCCTGTTCTCGATCGACACCGACGCGCACGCGCCGGGGCAGCTGGACTTCCTCGCGTACGGCGCGGAGCGGGCCGCCGCGGCCGGGATCGAGCCCGAGCGCATCGTCAACACCTGGCCGAAGGACCGCCTGCTGGCCTGGGCGAACCGCTAG
- a CDS encoding ATP-dependent DNA helicase UvrD2, with amino-acid sequence MPATDPDQLLAALDPEQRRVAEAVRGPVRVLAGAGTGKTRAITHRIAYGVATGVYAPTEVLAVTFTTRAAGEMRQRLRMLGAGPVQARTFHSAALRQLRYFWPRAHGTELPSLIESKIGLLASAARRQRITADQALLRDLASEVEWAKVSNVRPDDYARVATARGRSVTGHDAETVGRVFGSYEEVKRGQGRMDMEDVLLLTAGMLADDERVAAEVRRQYKWFVVDEFQDVSPLQSALLDLWLGGRHEICVVGDPAQTIYSFAGANADYLRDFPRKHADTTSVELVRNYRSTPEVVEAANTLLAGSGSEGVRLRAQRPSGPTVTYAPYPDEVAEAEAVAAKILRFRDAGRTLGEVAVLFRINAQSEAFEEALAARGIPYVVRGAARFFDRPEVREAVTRIRGAARSGEGTEVVETVAAVLSGMGWTDRAPTARGQTRDRWESWQALVDQATEFAAAGGDLAAFVDDLDRRAAEQHAPVADGVTLATFHAAKGLEWDSVFLCGLQDGTLPITYADTPAAVEEERRLLYVGMTRARVDLSLSWALARNPGGRGSRKPSRFLDPLLPDDARSRPEPARSRKVASCRECGRPLGTGAEKKRGRCEGCPASYDEALFERLRDWRKVRAADESVPAFVIFTDATLQLIAEHKPRDPQALLRISGIGRSKVDKYGEDVLALVQ; translated from the coding sequence ATGCCCGCCACCGACCCCGACCAGCTGCTCGCCGCGCTCGACCCCGAGCAGCGTCGCGTCGCCGAGGCGGTGCGGGGTCCGGTGCGGGTGCTCGCGGGTGCCGGGACCGGCAAGACCCGGGCGATCACGCACCGCATCGCCTACGGCGTCGCCACCGGGGTCTACGCGCCGACCGAGGTCCTCGCGGTCACCTTCACGACCCGCGCGGCCGGCGAGATGCGCCAGCGGCTGCGGATGCTCGGCGCCGGCCCGGTCCAGGCGCGCACCTTCCACTCCGCGGCGCTGCGCCAGCTGCGCTACTTCTGGCCGCGCGCCCACGGGACCGAGCTGCCCTCGCTGATCGAGTCCAAGATCGGGCTGCTGGCCAGCGCCGCCCGGCGCCAGCGGATCACCGCCGACCAGGCCCTGCTGCGCGACCTCGCGTCCGAGGTGGAGTGGGCCAAGGTCAGCAACGTCCGCCCCGACGACTACGCCCGGGTCGCGACCGCCCGCGGCCGCTCCGTCACCGGCCACGACGCCGAGACCGTGGGCCGGGTCTTCGGCAGCTACGAGGAGGTCAAGCGCGGGCAGGGCCGGATGGACATGGAGGACGTGCTGCTGCTGACCGCCGGCATGCTCGCCGACGACGAGCGGGTCGCGGCCGAGGTGCGCCGCCAGTACAAGTGGTTCGTCGTCGACGAGTTCCAGGACGTCTCCCCGCTCCAGTCCGCGCTGCTGGACCTGTGGCTCGGCGGGCGCCACGAGATCTGCGTCGTCGGCGACCCCGCCCAGACCATCTACAGCTTCGCCGGCGCCAACGCCGACTACCTGCGCGACTTCCCCCGCAAGCACGCCGACACCACGTCGGTGGAGCTGGTGCGCAACTACCGCTCCACCCCCGAGGTCGTCGAGGCCGCCAACACGCTGCTCGCCGGGTCGGGTAGCGAGGGGGTGCGGCTGCGGGCCCAGCGCCCCTCCGGGCCGACGGTCACCTATGCGCCGTACCCCGACGAGGTCGCCGAGGCCGAGGCCGTGGCCGCCAAGATCCTGCGCTTCCGGGACGCCGGCCGCACGCTCGGCGAGGTCGCGGTCCTGTTCCGGATCAACGCCCAGTCGGAGGCCTTCGAGGAGGCGCTGGCCGCGCGTGGCATCCCGTACGTCGTCCGCGGCGCCGCCCGCTTCTTCGACCGCCCCGAGGTGCGCGAGGCCGTGACCCGGATCCGTGGGGCCGCCCGCTCCGGCGAGGGCACCGAGGTGGTCGAGACCGTCGCCGCGGTGCTCTCCGGGATGGGCTGGACCGACCGGGCCCCGACCGCCCGCGGCCAGACCCGGGACCGCTGGGAGTCCTGGCAGGCCCTGGTCGACCAGGCGACGGAGTTCGCGGCAGCCGGGGGCGACCTGGCCGCCTTCGTCGACGACCTGGACCGGCGGGCGGCGGAGCAGCACGCCCCGGTCGCGGACGGCGTCACGCTCGCGACGTTCCACGCGGCGAAGGGGCTGGAGTGGGACTCGGTCTTCCTCTGCGGGCTCCAGGACGGCACGCTCCCGATCACCTACGCCGACACCCCCGCGGCGGTGGAGGAGGAGCGGCGCCTGCTCTACGTCGGCATGACCCGGGCCCGCGTCGACCTCTCCCTGTCGTGGGCCCTGGCCCGCAACCCCGGGGGCCGCGGCTCCCGCAAGCCGTCGCGGTTCCTGGATCCGCTGCTGCCCGACGACGCGCGCTCGCGCCCGGAGCCGGCGCGCAGCCGCAAGGTCGCGAGCTGCCGCGAGTGCGGGCGCCCGCTCGGCACCGGCGCGGAGAAGAAGCGCGGCCGCTGCGAGGGCTGCCCGGCCTCCTACGACGAGGCGCTCTTCGAGCGGCTGCGGGACTGGCGCAAGGTCCGCGCCGCCGACGAGAGCGTGCCGGCGTTCGTGATCTTCACCGACGCCACCCTCCAGCTGATCGCCGAGCACAAGCCCCGCGACCCCCAGGCGCTGCTGCGGATCAGCGGCATCGGCCGGTCCAAGGTCGACAAGTACGGCGAGGACGTCCTGGCCCTGGTGCAGTAG
- the nudC gene encoding NAD(+) diphosphatase: protein MSFPHQRLAADPHDRVALRRTDEAWLEQRWADPATRVLVVAGTRVRAVDGALDWVAPQDAPPGVRVLLGEQDGRVWFAVLADPAYAGSGLAGDGAEWLRVRELLAPLAAGTIADAPLLFHAIGLAEWHAVTRFCPRCAGALEPRKAGHELACTRCGRTQFPRTDPAVIMLITAGEPGAPDERCLLGRQAVWPEGRFSTLAGFCEPGESLEDAVRREVQEESGVLVGEVDYLGNQAWPFPASLMLGFVGRATSTEITVDEDELEEARWFTRADLRSEVEAGRVQLPGGVSISRSLVEQWYGGPLPGQWGDR, encoded by the coding sequence GTGAGCTTCCCCCACCAGCGGCTCGCCGCCGACCCCCACGACCGGGTGGCCCTGCGCCGCACCGACGAGGCCTGGCTCGAGCAGCGCTGGGCGGACCCCGCGACGCGGGTCCTGGTCGTGGCCGGGACGAGGGTCCGCGCGGTCGACGGCGCCCTGGACTGGGTGGCGCCGCAGGACGCTCCGCCGGGGGTGCGGGTGCTGCTGGGCGAGCAGGACGGGCGGGTGTGGTTCGCGGTCCTCGCGGACCCGGCGTACGCCGGGTCGGGGCTCGCCGGGGACGGCGCGGAATGGCTGCGGGTGCGCGAACTGCTGGCGCCGCTCGCCGCGGGCACGATCGCGGACGCGCCGCTGCTGTTCCACGCGATCGGGTTGGCCGAGTGGCACGCCGTGACCCGGTTCTGCCCGCGCTGCGCCGGCGCCCTGGAGCCCCGCAAGGCAGGCCACGAGCTGGCCTGCACCCGGTGCGGACGCACGCAGTTCCCGCGCACCGACCCGGCGGTGATCATGCTGATCACGGCGGGGGAGCCGGGCGCCCCGGACGAGCGCTGCCTGCTCGGCCGGCAGGCGGTCTGGCCCGAGGGCCGGTTCTCGACGCTGGCCGGCTTCTGCGAGCCGGGGGAGTCGCTGGAGGACGCGGTGCGCCGCGAGGTCCAGGAGGAGAGCGGGGTGCTGGTCGGCGAGGTCGACTACCTGGGCAACCAGGCCTGGCCGTTCCCGGCGAGCCTGATGCTGGGGTTCGTCGGGCGCGCGACGTCCACCGAGATCACCGTCGACGAGGACGAGCTCGAGGAGGCGCGGTGGTTCACCCGCGCCGACCTGCGCAGTGAGGTGGAGGCCGGCCGGGTGCAGCTCCCGGGCGGGGTCTCGATCAGCCGGTCCCTGGTCGAGCAGTGGTACGGCGGTCCGCTGCCGGGCCAGTGGGGCGACCGGTGA
- a CDS encoding YlbL family protein, whose product MTQRTIAALVAVPLLLALFAVAVFTPLPYATYAPGLTVDVLGTTEDDGKGSGDGETETEETGEVEIIQVDGHEVYRDEGQLRMTTVFVSLPGAEKTLPELIGAWFDEDRAVYPYDAVHDEDETVEESRRTGAIDMVSSQDQAVAVALEELGYQVTPAVMAAYIEKDTPAQGVLEVGDLFLRVNGTAVSTPDQMAELVAATPEGDPVEIDLLRDGEKRTVMLLPEQVDGQARVGVTLGTGYRFPFEVSVNIDAQIGGPSAGLMFSLAIYDALTPGALTGGKSVAGTGTISADGEVGPIGGIQQKIAGARRDGADLFLVPEDNCADALGAEAGDMRLVRATTMHEARLAIEAYAEDPDAKLPSCED is encoded by the coding sequence ATGACGCAGCGCACGATCGCCGCCCTCGTGGCGGTGCCGTTGCTGCTGGCGTTGTTCGCGGTGGCGGTGTTCACCCCGCTGCCCTACGCCACCTACGCGCCGGGCCTGACCGTCGACGTGCTCGGCACCACGGAGGACGACGGCAAGGGCTCGGGCGACGGTGAGACCGAGACCGAGGAGACCGGCGAGGTCGAGATCATCCAGGTCGACGGCCACGAGGTCTACCGCGACGAGGGCCAGCTGCGGATGACGACAGTCTTCGTCTCGCTGCCCGGCGCCGAGAAGACCCTGCCCGAGCTGATCGGGGCCTGGTTCGACGAGGACCGCGCGGTCTACCCCTACGACGCCGTCCACGACGAGGACGAGACCGTCGAGGAGAGCCGCCGCACCGGGGCCATCGACATGGTCTCCTCCCAGGACCAGGCCGTGGCCGTGGCCCTGGAGGAGCTGGGCTATCAGGTCACGCCGGCGGTGATGGCCGCCTACATCGAGAAGGACACCCCGGCGCAGGGCGTGCTCGAGGTGGGCGACCTGTTCCTGCGCGTCAACGGCACGGCGGTCAGCACCCCCGACCAGATGGCCGAGCTGGTGGCGGCCACCCCGGAGGGCGACCCCGTCGAGATCGACCTGCTGCGCGACGGCGAGAAGCGCACCGTGATGCTGCTGCCCGAGCAGGTGGACGGCCAGGCCCGGGTCGGCGTCACGCTCGGCACCGGCTACCGGTTCCCGTTCGAGGTCTCGGTCAACATCGACGCCCAGATCGGCGGCCCCAGCGCCGGCCTGATGTTCTCCCTGGCCATCTACGACGCACTGACCCCCGGCGCGCTGACCGGCGGCAAGTCCGTCGCCGGCACCGGCACGATCAGCGCCGACGGCGAGGTCGGGCCGATCGGCGGCATCCAGCAGAAGATCGCCGGGGCCCGCCGCGACGGCGCCGACCTGTTCCTGGTGCCCGAGGACAACTGCGCCGACGCCCTCGGCGCGGAGGCGGGCGACATGCGCCTGGTCCGCGCCACCACCATGCACGAGGCCCGCCTGGCCATCGAGGCGTACGCCGAAGACCCCGACGCCAAGCTTCCGAGCTGTGAGGACTGA
- a CDS encoding mycoredoxin: MSSFTMYTTPWCGYCHRLKSQLDREGISYDVVDIEQVPEAVQIVEQANGGNQTVPTLVYADGTAMTNPSLAQIKEKLATLA; the protein is encoded by the coding sequence ATGAGCTCGTTCACGATGTACACGACCCCCTGGTGCGGCTACTGCCACCGTCTGAAGAGCCAGCTGGACCGTGAGGGGATCAGCTACGACGTCGTCGACATCGAGCAGGTCCCGGAGGCCGTGCAGATCGTCGAGCAGGCCAACGGCGGGAACCAGACAGTGCCGACGCTGGTCTACGCCGACGGGACCGCGATGACGAACCCGTCGCTGGCCCAGATCAAGGAGAAGCTGGCCACCCTGGCCTGA
- a CDS encoding FAD-dependent oxidoreductase encodes METDDTVTGPVLDAVVIGAGQAGLSASYHLLRRGIDHVVLDADDAPGGAWQHRWDSLTMHDVHGIAALPDAPALPESGERANAAVPAYFAAYERQHGLPVLRPVPVDRVTSQTDGLLAVHAGARTWRTRTLVNATGTWTQPFVPHYPGIETFRGVQVHARAYPGTEHFRGRRTLVVGGGASAVQLLGELALVTDTLWVTRRPPVWRTGGLGPEDGRAAVAQVEDRVRRGLPPGSVVGVTGLVLRPQELAAERLGAYRRRPMFAAVEEDGVRWADGSFEAVDAIVWATGFRPAVSHLAPLHLRSEHGGIRLDEAGTTALADPRVQLVGYGPSASTIGANRAGRFAARGVARWLERDRAVSTAR; translated from the coding sequence ATGGAGACCGATGACACGGTGACGGGGCCGGTGCTGGACGCCGTGGTGATCGGCGCCGGCCAGGCCGGGCTCTCCGCGTCCTACCACCTGCTGCGCCGCGGGATCGACCACGTCGTCCTGGACGCCGACGACGCCCCCGGGGGCGCCTGGCAGCACCGCTGGGACTCCCTGACCATGCACGACGTGCACGGGATCGCCGCGCTGCCGGACGCCCCCGCCCTGCCCGAGTCCGGCGAGCGCGCCAACGCCGCGGTGCCGGCGTACTTCGCGGCGTACGAGCGCCAGCACGGCTTGCCGGTGCTGCGGCCGGTGCCGGTGGACCGGGTGACCTCGCAGACCGACGGACTGCTCGCGGTGCACGCCGGGGCCCGGACCTGGCGGACCCGGACCCTGGTCAACGCCACCGGGACCTGGACCCAGCCGTTCGTTCCGCACTACCCCGGCATCGAGACGTTCCGGGGCGTGCAGGTGCACGCCCGGGCCTATCCGGGCACCGAGCACTTCCGCGGGCGGCGGACGCTCGTGGTCGGCGGCGGGGCGTCGGCGGTCCAGCTCCTCGGCGAGCTGGCGCTGGTGACCGACACCCTGTGGGTGACCCGCCGGCCGCCGGTGTGGCGCACCGGAGGTCTCGGCCCGGAGGACGGCCGGGCGGCGGTGGCCCAGGTCGAGGACCGGGTGCGCCGCGGGCTGCCGCCCGGCAGCGTGGTCGGGGTGACCGGCCTCGTCCTCCGTCCCCAGGAGCTGGCCGCGGAGCGGCTGGGCGCCTACCGGCGGCGGCCGATGTTCGCAGCGGTCGAGGAGGACGGCGTGCGGTGGGCGGACGGGTCGTTCGAGGCCGTGGACGCGATCGTCTGGGCGACCGGGTTCCGGCCGGCGGTCTCCCACCTCGCCCCGCTGCACCTGCGCAGCGAGCACGGCGGGATCCGGCTCGACGAGGCCGGGACGACGGCGCTCGCCGACCCGCGCGTGCAGCTGGTGGGCTACGGGCCCTCCGCGAGCACGATCGGCGCCAACCGCGCCGGGCGGTTCGCCGCGCGCGGCGTCGCCCGCTGGCTGGAGCGCGACCGGGCGGTGTCGACTGCCCGGTGA
- a CDS encoding zinc-dependent metalloprotease → MSNDSGNPSSDGPDEGQNPFKGTPFEQFFGGGAGGLGGLGGMFPGMGGAGGAGGFPDLNQLFGQLQAMMQPYDGPLNWDLAIDLARQAVAATSDPSVSQRQKDAVADALRLADHWLDETTSFPSGVQTTAAWSRAEWVVETTDVWKVLVEPVAAQSVQAMSGAVPEEARAQAGPILAIIGKAVGAMLATQVGSGLGALASEVLSVSDTGVPLAKPGRAALVPSNVTAFSSGLDIPEDDVLLYLALREAAHQRLFVHVPWLREHVIGAITDYARGIEVSAETIQSRLEEQMRGMDPTDPESMQQLLDGGLFDMPKSPAQEAALRRLEVVLALVEGWVDEVVGQATAERMPTAGKLQEAFRRRRAAGGPAEQTFATLVGLELRPRRLRDASTLWGSLRTRQGVEARDGVWMHPDLLPTDADLDDPLGFREDAAAPTELSEADFDAELAKLLGGEGPDAGDGPAEGSGDTGDGRQ, encoded by the coding sequence ATGAGCAACGACTCCGGCAACCCGTCCTCCGACGGGCCCGACGAGGGCCAGAACCCCTTCAAGGGCACGCCGTTCGAGCAGTTCTTCGGCGGCGGTGCCGGCGGCCTCGGCGGCCTCGGCGGCATGTTCCCCGGAATGGGCGGCGCCGGCGGCGCGGGCGGCTTCCCCGACCTCAACCAGCTCTTCGGCCAGCTCCAGGCCATGATGCAGCCCTACGACGGCCCGCTGAACTGGGACCTCGCCATCGACCTGGCCCGCCAGGCGGTCGCCGCGACGTCCGACCCCTCGGTGAGCCAGCGCCAGAAGGACGCCGTGGCCGACGCGCTGCGGCTCGCCGACCACTGGCTCGACGAGACCACGAGCTTCCCCTCCGGGGTGCAGACCACCGCTGCGTGGAGCCGCGCCGAGTGGGTCGTGGAGACCACCGACGTGTGGAAGGTCCTCGTCGAGCCGGTCGCCGCGCAGTCCGTGCAGGCGATGAGCGGCGCCGTGCCCGAGGAGGCCCGCGCCCAGGCCGGCCCGATCCTCGCGATCATCGGCAAGGCCGTCGGCGCGATGCTGGCCACGCAGGTCGGCTCCGGCCTCGGCGCCCTCGCCAGTGAGGTGCTCAGCGTCTCCGACACCGGGGTGCCCCTGGCCAAGCCGGGCCGCGCCGCTCTGGTGCCCTCCAACGTCACCGCGTTCAGCTCCGGCCTGGACATCCCCGAGGACGACGTGCTGCTCTACCTCGCGCTGCGCGAGGCCGCCCACCAGCGCCTCTTCGTGCACGTGCCGTGGCTGCGCGAGCACGTCATCGGCGCGATCACCGACTACGCCCGCGGCATCGAGGTCAGCGCCGAGACCATCCAGTCCCGCCTCGAGGAGCAGATGCGCGGGATGGACCCCACCGACCCCGAGTCGATGCAGCAGCTGCTCGACGGCGGGCTCTTCGACATGCCCAAGTCCCCCGCGCAGGAGGCCGCGCTGCGCCGCCTGGAGGTCGTGCTCGCGCTGGTCGAGGGGTGGGTCGACGAGGTCGTCGGCCAGGCCACCGCCGAGCGGATGCCCACCGCCGGCAAGCTGCAGGAGGCGTTCCGGCGCCGCCGGGCCGCCGGCGGGCCGGCCGAGCAGACGTTCGCGACGCTGGTCGGGCTCGAGTTGCGCCCGCGCCGTCTGCGCGACGCCTCGACCCTGTGGGGCTCGCTGCGCACCCGTCAGGGCGTCGAGGCCCGCGACGGGGTCTGGATGCACCCCGACCTGCTGCCGACCGACGCCGATCTCGACGACCCGCTGGGCTTCCGCGAGGACGCGGCCGCGCCCACCGAGCTCAGCGAGGCCGACTTCGACGCCGAGCTGGCCAAGCTGCTCGGCGGCGAGGGCCCCGACGCCGGGGACGGCCCGGCCGAGGGCTCCGGCGACACCGGCGACGGGCGGCAGTGA
- a CDS encoding WhiB family transcriptional regulator — translation MTISVLDPPTTLGLLHDQAERVDDARLPCRVRNPELWFAESPSDVEIAKALCQECPVRALCLEGALERREPWGVWGGELFLQGAVIPRKRPRGRPRKNESVA, via the coding sequence ATGACCATCAGCGTCCTCGATCCGCCGACGACTCTGGGCCTGCTCCACGACCAGGCGGAGCGCGTCGACGATGCGCGGCTGCCCTGCCGGGTGCGCAACCCGGAGCTCTGGTTCGCGGAGTCCCCGTCCGATGTGGAGATTGCCAAGGCCCTGTGCCAGGAGTGCCCGGTCCGGGCCCTGTGCCTGGAGGGTGCCCTGGAGCGCCGGGAGCCCTGGGGCGTCTGGGGCGGCGAGCTGTTCCTTCAGGGAGCAGTGATCCCCCGCAAGCGTCCGCGCGGCCGCCCACGCAAGAACGAGTCAGTCGCCTGA
- a CDS encoding enoyl-CoA hydratase/isomerase family protein: MPDVTHLRLDRPSEGVALLTLDNPDQRNAMSEPMTTSWVAAIDELAADRSVRAVVVTGAGSAFCSGGDTSWIAGDPDASVDSLRTRMLAFYRSWLALQRLEVPTIAAVNGPAIGAGLCVALACDIRYAAAGARLGAPFVKLGLHPGMAATRLLPQVVGAAHARELLLTGRLVDAEEALRLGMVSAVLAPTGFLDAVLETAAGIAATAPIASRMTKLALADGGHGDLESALQWEAMAQPITLATEDLQEGIRAAREKRTPRFTGR; encoded by the coding sequence ATGCCCGACGTGACCCACCTGCGCCTCGACCGCCCCAGCGAGGGCGTCGCCCTGCTCACCCTGGACAACCCCGACCAGCGCAACGCGATGTCGGAGCCGATGACCACCTCGTGGGTGGCCGCCATCGACGAGCTCGCCGCGGACCGGTCGGTGCGGGCGGTGGTCGTCACCGGTGCCGGCAGTGCCTTCTGCTCCGGTGGGGACACCAGCTGGATCGCCGGTGACCCGGACGCCTCGGTGGACAGCCTGCGCACCCGGATGCTGGCGTTCTACCGTTCCTGGCTGGCGCTCCAGCGGCTCGAGGTGCCGACGATCGCGGCCGTCAACGGCCCCGCGATCGGCGCCGGCCTGTGCGTGGCGCTCGCCTGCGACATCCGGTACGCCGCTGCGGGGGCGAGGCTCGGCGCGCCGTTCGTGAAGCTCGGGCTGCACCCCGGCATGGCTGCGACCCGGCTGCTGCCCCAGGTCGTCGGCGCCGCGCACGCGCGCGAGCTGCTGCTCACCGGGCGGCTCGTGGACGCCGAGGAGGCGCTGCGCCTGGGCATGGTCTCCGCGGTGCTGGCGCCGACGGGGTTCCTCGACGCGGTGCTCGAGACGGCCGCCGGGATCGCGGCGACCGCTCCGATCGCGAGCCGGATGACCAAGCTGGCCCTGGCCGACGGCGGCCACGGCGACCTCGAGAGCGCCCTGCAGTGGGAGGCGATGGCCCAGCCGATCACGCTGGCCACCGAGGACCTGCAGGAGGGCATCCGGGCCGCTCGCGAGAAGCGGACGCCGCGCTTCACCGGGCGCTGA